In Arsenicicoccus sp. oral taxon 190, the following are encoded in one genomic region:
- a CDS encoding DNA glycosylase AlkZ-like family protein: MDAEAVRALAAAGELWDVEFKQDGRDRLNDRQLVEAVVCMANGPGGTVLVGVDDGGHIVGAQPRHGDITDPARVEALILNKTDPHLAVRAEVVEVDGNDVLVVQVPRGPHGPVGTTDGVFKRRSLRYDGKPECVAYRPSEMLSAGLSLAGVDYGGVPARGATLADLDPGELERFRRLCDRGSGDSSLSTLDDTSLLRALRLLAEEDGQATPTLAAVLLFGREASLARWAGSAECLFQDVREGPTMANETLRLPLLRLMTELEERIRIRNSETELMVGLQRVDIPLVSTSTVREALANALVHRDYTELGPVTVQFADDYLSVTSPGGLVPGVTIDNILEQSRPRSVVLADAFKRAGLVDRKGKGVNDMFASQLRAGRDAPDYSRSTARSVSLLIPIGRADLDLVRFILTYEHDAQRPLRMDDLRVVHQIRVVGPSSSRELAEDLNLVDSAVRGTCTRLIELGLLDVTGAGRNRRYTLSSQFYALAEDRNAYVRVRGMQPVQQEQMILEYVRRFGSITRSQAGSLCQIEPTQASRMLRGMTSRSLLAMEGHKRSARYVLPE; the protein is encoded by the coding sequence ATGGATGCTGAGGCGGTACGCGCCCTTGCGGCAGCGGGCGAACTCTGGGACGTGGAGTTCAAGCAGGATGGGCGCGATCGTCTCAACGATCGCCAGCTGGTCGAGGCGGTGGTCTGCATGGCCAACGGGCCTGGTGGGACGGTGCTGGTGGGTGTGGACGACGGTGGTCACATCGTGGGAGCCCAGCCGCGCCACGGGGACATCACCGACCCCGCTCGTGTTGAGGCGCTCATCCTCAACAAGACAGACCCGCACCTCGCCGTTCGTGCGGAGGTGGTCGAGGTCGACGGCAACGATGTGCTCGTCGTCCAGGTGCCGCGCGGTCCACATGGGCCGGTGGGGACAACGGATGGTGTCTTCAAGCGACGGTCGCTGAGGTATGACGGCAAGCCGGAATGCGTCGCCTATCGGCCGAGCGAGATGTTGAGCGCCGGCCTGTCCCTCGCGGGGGTCGACTACGGCGGCGTCCCAGCTCGGGGTGCGACGCTGGCAGATCTTGATCCTGGGGAGCTCGAGCGATTCCGACGTCTCTGTGACCGGGGCAGCGGTGACTCCTCGCTGAGCACGCTCGATGACACGAGTCTGCTGCGGGCTTTGCGGCTCCTTGCGGAGGAGGACGGGCAGGCCACGCCCACTCTTGCTGCGGTTCTCCTCTTCGGCAGGGAGGCCAGCCTTGCACGCTGGGCCGGATCAGCGGAGTGCCTATTCCAAGACGTTCGCGAGGGCCCGACTATGGCCAACGAAACCCTGCGACTGCCCCTGCTCCGCCTCATGACAGAGCTTGAGGAGCGGATCCGGATTCGGAACAGCGAGACCGAACTCATGGTCGGGCTCCAGCGGGTCGACATTCCTCTGGTCTCGACGTCGACCGTTCGCGAGGCGCTAGCCAATGCACTGGTCCACCGTGACTACACCGAACTCGGCCCGGTCACCGTCCAGTTCGCGGACGACTACCTCAGCGTCACGTCACCCGGCGGCCTCGTGCCCGGCGTGACCATCGACAACATCCTTGAGCAGAGCCGTCCGCGCAGCGTTGTGCTTGCTGACGCCTTCAAGCGTGCAGGCCTGGTTGACCGCAAGGGAAAGGGCGTCAACGACATGTTTGCCAGCCAGCTCCGTGCTGGTCGGGATGCTCCCGACTACTCACGCTCAACGGCGCGGTCCGTGTCCTTGCTGATCCCTATTGGCCGAGCCGACCTGGACCTCGTGCGCTTCATCCTGACCTACGAGCACGATGCCCAGCGACCGCTGCGTATGGATGACCTCCGGGTGGTCCACCAGATCCGGGTTGTCGGGCCCTCGTCCTCGCGGGAGCTGGCTGAAGACCTCAACCTTGTGGACTCCGCGGTACGCGGCACGTGTACCCGTCTGATCGAGCTTGGCCTGCTGGATGTCACGGGCGCGGGCCGCAACCGGCGCTATACACTGTCCTCGCAGTTCTACGCACTGGCCGAGGACCGGAATGCCTACGTGCGGGTCAGAGGAATGCAGCCGGTCCAGCAGGAACAAATGATCCTCGAGTACGTCCGTCGCTTCGGCTCCATCACCCGCAGCCAGGCGGGCTCGCTCTGTCAAATCGAGCCGACGCAAGCTAGTCGAATGTTGAGGGGGATGACCTCCCGTAGCCTCCTGGCAATGGAAGGGCACAAGAGGTCGGCCCGCTATGTGCTTCCAGAGTAA
- a CDS encoding helicase-related protein, translating into MRVDAKGTTAEDVAPGSIVWIRDEEWLVTQVGRNRDGILASCQGLSELVAGTSAQFSAAFDDIEVADPRATRVVPDDSPNYRQSRLWLEAALRKTPLPVDDPHLAVVDGMLADPLDYQRTAVRQALNPDILRPRILLADTVGLGKTLEIGMILSELVRRGRGERILIVTPKHVLEQMQHEMWCRFALPFVRLDSVGIQRVRRRLPATRNPFGLYKRAIISIDTLKNDRYLAHLRKHHWDAVVIDESHNITNSSTQNNRLANVLAPQTDALILASATPHNGKKESFAELVRLLEPTAVTPEGDIDPDELQRLVIRRHRHSPEVATIVGTDWVERQQPHNILVNASPDEDAIAEELADHWLYATREGRGAGDSLFGWTLAKAFLSSPAALAETASNRLKRAQAADASDKASLELLIELASKASEQRAGKYAALLTEFDRIGIGARNPERVVVFAERVATLHWLRDKVMRDRKLTADQVRVLHGGLTDVEQQQIVEEFKQESSPIRVLITGDVASEGVNLHLQCHELIHFDIPWSLIRIEQRNGRIDRYGQRHAPRITTLLLNPSHQHFQGDLRVLTSLMLKEHEAHQALGDSASLMGQHSVQAEEDEILKVLQHKKTLDEAVQTPEQVLRGGDLDALLAQLSTAVAESAQTPLPTPSSPHSASGLYDSHADFLREAVSAAYPRPAQAPGDRGAGGVGWVEHQADQIIQLTPPEDLKARLAVLPQSYLSDRQVTTTLRLATSATKGKTELARALSDEQSSSWPAAHFLGPLHPVLDWVSDRVLARLGRGEIFAVRGDGDSTSVLLQGTLTNKAGQTVSAVWIQVEFPDPSSGFAMVQVHDSAAGMLEAVGVHGRMSNPGTIADIEVLRDRIPAAVDKAEAALEQTFAAAEAAAAARVDAWAGRVQRWDQEASALIQRGDIRQRRVSVEQERALADARRPDRRFLRPLLVVVPADHPVSTSDALIVGEDWISEHYFTTDATKESFQARVLDRRKAWDAAEEATTRSRFLSRRGELERALVALSGAIDGDDSGPGGHAAVDEDGVRDVADWLLDVLGYRTGQWRLVEDGPLVGVSSPDAELVDEVLHAPLVILKGRPVAAVEELVAKNAGSDGGGTVPARTLLQPWEREGQDPVVSVASALSTLMTEAEGPSYALVLAGRWALVAEKERWPEGRWLAIDLQLVAERNDTRKGGEIDRALTCIDAQSLAPDAAGGVWWRETLESSVKHTVGVSKDLQEGVRTSIEILANEVVRRRRDQGLDPLPDDQANELAKQCLRYLYRILFLLYAEASPELGVLPVGASEYDAGYGLDRLRDLALTEIHEDRSRRGTHLYHSLDTLFRLVDEGHTPAGPEGADDGLTFNGLSADLFLPEKTCHIDEVRLGNEALLKVLRKLLLSKEQGRQQRGFISYVELGINQLGAVYEGLMSYTGSFASEDLYEVARDGDPSKGSWVVPITRSDHLDGEHFVRRANEDTGEMEPVMYRQGEFVFRLSGRDRQRSASYYTPEVLTKFTVQQALEELLDQDGRTTTAEEVLSLTICEPALGSGAFAIEAVRQLAEQYLTRRQAELGERIDPERYAQELQRVKAHIALHQVYGVDLNATAVELAEVSLWLDTMVAGLQAPWFGLRLRRGNSLVGARRALYPERMIKDKTWLTEPPLAESLTGLAAAVDGSDELDLGVLSTRVHHFLLPAKGWGSALEVPKSVRDLIPEAQLTRLKTWRKGVRARPTPAQLKRAQALAIRVEKLWGIALRRLRIAEAESSRALDLWGRPVSAERHAVTRAQIEESLADPDGAYRRLKLVMDAWCALWYWPLTELETSPPTFGEWLDACEDILGRHDTRTKAQHNQSFTSASDWDALNVSEELELGMATAQPVAAVRARHPWVVVCERVAEAQAFFHWELQFATVFARGGFDLQVGNPPWVRPRSDVEALLAEGDPWWALAHKPSEAAKAERLPATLQRGNTRHTVIEGTAEVATLAEVLGDQTMYPSLSAQPDLYRAFMSRVWTHMSPRGMSGLVHSESHFTDDKATVLRRETYRRLRRHWQFINELVLFDIDHHNSYGVNVYGGQQDPAFLHATSLYHPETVTRSFAHDASGDEPGLKDSEGRWDVRPHSGRIQTVTSNTLRLWKDVLGAPEWPSAPMVYTVNSAAARTLTILSRSHRLGNLGLQFSRGWDESIDRQQGRFRSEWGAGEWRDAILQGPHLHVSTPLYKSPNATMKHNQDWVSTDFEALAVDARPVTAYKPAGDSAVYDRSCTHWRVTDDQGNEDIVAARDHYRVAWRSMAANTGERTLIPAIIPPGSAHVNGVFCVGLPMRRARDLAILQAAVGSLLSDFNIRAAPKSGIYLGNFDRLPLVPLDHPLLDDLIVRALRLNCVTEAYADLWADCWEAGFSSYAPILPRHDEKPIGPQWSADTPLRRAVDRRNAQVEIDALVALMLGVPVDDLCTIYRTQFAVLYGYDHREYTYDANGRLVPNQVLALWRKRGEPQDGTQMPAEDRTAVHPGSGIAYTYELPFGILDREADFRTAYAEFERRLAGAAASDV; encoded by the coding sequence ATGCGCGTGGATGCGAAGGGGACGACCGCCGAGGACGTCGCGCCCGGTTCGATCGTGTGGATCCGGGACGAGGAGTGGTTGGTCACCCAGGTGGGACGCAACCGCGACGGGATTCTTGCGTCCTGCCAGGGTCTCTCGGAGCTGGTCGCGGGCACGTCGGCGCAGTTCTCTGCGGCGTTCGATGACATCGAGGTCGCCGATCCCCGCGCCACCAGGGTGGTCCCCGACGACAGCCCCAACTACCGGCAGTCACGGCTTTGGTTGGAGGCGGCCCTCCGCAAGACCCCGCTGCCGGTGGATGACCCCCACCTCGCCGTCGTCGACGGGATGCTCGCGGACCCCCTCGACTACCAGCGCACCGCCGTGCGCCAGGCGCTCAACCCCGACATCCTGCGTCCTCGCATCCTGCTTGCCGACACGGTGGGCCTGGGCAAGACGCTCGAGATCGGCATGATCCTGAGCGAGCTCGTGCGTCGCGGTCGTGGTGAGCGGATCTTGATCGTCACGCCGAAGCACGTGCTCGAGCAGATGCAGCACGAGATGTGGTGCCGCTTCGCGCTGCCCTTCGTCCGTCTTGACTCGGTGGGGATCCAGCGCGTCCGCCGGCGCCTGCCGGCCACGCGCAACCCTTTCGGGCTCTACAAGCGCGCGATCATCTCGATCGACACCCTCAAGAACGACCGCTATCTCGCCCACCTGCGCAAGCACCACTGGGACGCCGTCGTGATCGACGAGTCCCACAACATCACCAACTCGTCGACGCAAAACAACCGCTTGGCCAACGTGCTTGCGCCCCAGACGGATGCGCTGATCCTGGCCAGCGCGACCCCGCACAACGGCAAGAAGGAGTCCTTTGCCGAGCTGGTCCGGCTCCTCGAGCCGACGGCGGTCACGCCCGAGGGTGACATCGACCCCGACGAGCTGCAGCGGCTCGTCATACGACGCCACCGTCACTCCCCTGAGGTCGCCACCATCGTCGGGACCGATTGGGTCGAGCGGCAGCAGCCTCACAACATCCTCGTTAATGCATCCCCCGATGAGGACGCCATCGCGGAGGAGCTCGCCGACCACTGGCTCTACGCCACGCGCGAGGGTCGGGGCGCCGGCGACTCGCTCTTTGGCTGGACGCTCGCCAAGGCCTTCCTCTCCTCTCCCGCCGCCCTTGCCGAGACCGCCAGCAATCGACTCAAGCGCGCTCAGGCAGCGGATGCCTCAGACAAAGCCTCCCTTGAGCTCTTGATCGAGCTCGCCAGCAAGGCAAGCGAGCAACGGGCGGGGAAGTATGCCGCCCTCCTCACCGAGTTCGACCGGATCGGGATTGGCGCAAGGAATCCCGAGCGAGTGGTCGTGTTCGCTGAGCGCGTGGCCACCCTCCATTGGCTAAGGGACAAGGTCATGCGGGACCGCAAGCTCACCGCAGACCAGGTGCGTGTCCTCCACGGCGGCCTCACGGACGTCGAGCAGCAGCAGATCGTCGAGGAGTTCAAGCAGGAGAGCTCCCCCATCCGCGTTCTCATCACCGGCGATGTCGCCAGTGAGGGTGTCAACCTCCACCTGCAGTGTCACGAGCTCATCCACTTCGACATCCCGTGGTCGCTCATCCGGATCGAGCAGCGCAACGGCCGCATCGATCGCTACGGCCAGCGGCACGCACCGCGCATCACCACCCTGCTGCTCAACCCGAGTCACCAGCACTTCCAAGGGGATCTGCGGGTCCTCACCTCCCTCATGCTCAAGGAGCACGAGGCTCACCAGGCGCTAGGCGACTCAGCCTCCCTGATGGGGCAGCACAGTGTGCAGGCGGAAGAAGACGAGATTCTCAAGGTCCTCCAGCACAAGAAGACGCTGGACGAAGCCGTCCAGACGCCTGAGCAGGTGCTGCGAGGGGGCGACCTCGACGCCCTCCTCGCCCAGCTCAGCACTGCTGTGGCGGAGTCAGCCCAGACGCCACTGCCCACCCCCTCCTCGCCACACTCGGCGTCCGGCCTCTATGACAGTCACGCCGACTTCCTCCGGGAGGCTGTGTCTGCCGCCTACCCCAGGCCGGCCCAGGCGCCAGGTGATCGCGGCGCCGGCGGGGTGGGGTGGGTCGAGCACCAGGCCGACCAGATCATCCAGCTGACCCCGCCAGAGGACCTGAAGGCTCGTCTGGCCGTGCTACCCCAGAGCTACCTGAGCGATCGGCAAGTCACCACCACCTTGCGCCTGGCCACGAGCGCCACGAAGGGCAAGACCGAGCTGGCACGTGCTCTCAGCGACGAGCAGTCGTCGTCCTGGCCGGCCGCGCACTTCCTCGGCCCGCTCCATCCCGTTCTGGATTGGGTCAGCGATCGTGTCCTGGCGCGTCTGGGTCGTGGCGAGATCTTTGCCGTCCGTGGCGACGGCGACTCGACCAGCGTCCTCCTGCAAGGCACCCTCACCAACAAGGCCGGCCAGACGGTGTCGGCGGTGTGGATCCAGGTCGAGTTCCCGGACCCAAGCTCGGGGTTCGCCATGGTGCAGGTGCACGATTCCGCAGCCGGGATGCTTGAGGCAGTCGGGGTCCATGGTCGTATGTCGAACCCCGGCACCATCGCCGACATCGAAGTCCTGCGGGATCGCATCCCTGCGGCCGTGGATAAGGCTGAGGCAGCGCTGGAGCAGACCTTTGCCGCCGCCGAGGCTGCCGCGGCGGCCCGAGTGGATGCGTGGGCCGGGCGGGTCCAACGCTGGGACCAAGAAGCCAGCGCCCTCATCCAACGGGGCGACATCAGACAGCGTCGCGTGAGCGTCGAGCAGGAGCGGGCGCTGGCGGATGCTCGCCGACCGGACCGCCGCTTCTTGAGACCGCTCCTCGTCGTCGTTCCCGCCGACCATCCCGTGTCCACCAGCGACGCCCTGATCGTCGGCGAGGACTGGATCAGCGAGCACTACTTCACGACCGACGCCACCAAGGAGTCCTTCCAGGCTCGCGTTCTGGATCGACGGAAGGCATGGGACGCGGCCGAGGAGGCCACCACTCGGTCGCGATTCCTCAGCCGGCGCGGCGAGCTGGAGCGGGCCCTTGTTGCGCTCAGCGGCGCCATCGACGGCGACGACAGTGGCCCGGGGGGCCACGCAGCGGTCGATGAGGATGGCGTCAGGGATGTGGCGGACTGGCTGCTCGACGTGCTCGGCTACCGCACCGGTCAGTGGCGGCTGGTCGAGGACGGTCCGCTTGTCGGGGTGTCATCGCCTGATGCCGAGCTGGTCGACGAGGTCCTTCACGCGCCGCTGGTAATCCTGAAGGGTCGTCCAGTCGCGGCGGTCGAGGAGCTCGTGGCCAAGAACGCCGGGTCCGATGGGGGTGGGACAGTCCCGGCCCGGACCCTGCTGCAGCCGTGGGAGCGGGAGGGCCAGGATCCTGTCGTGTCGGTGGCGTCCGCCTTGTCGACCTTGATGACGGAGGCGGAGGGGCCGTCATACGCGCTGGTCCTCGCGGGGAGGTGGGCTCTGGTCGCGGAGAAGGAGCGTTGGCCGGAGGGCCGGTGGCTGGCCATCGACCTGCAGCTCGTGGCCGAGCGCAATGACACCCGCAAGGGTGGCGAGATCGATCGAGCACTGACCTGCATCGATGCGCAGTCGCTGGCGCCGGACGCGGCCGGTGGCGTGTGGTGGCGCGAGACCTTGGAGTCCTCGGTCAAGCACACCGTGGGGGTGAGCAAGGACCTGCAGGAGGGCGTGCGCACGTCGATCGAGATCCTTGCCAACGAGGTCGTGAGGCGTCGGCGCGACCAGGGGCTCGACCCCTTGCCCGACGACCAGGCGAACGAGCTCGCCAAGCAGTGTCTGCGGTATCTCTACCGCATCCTCTTCCTCCTCTACGCGGAGGCGTCTCCCGAGCTGGGGGTGCTTCCGGTGGGGGCGAGCGAGTATGACGCGGGCTACGGTCTCGACCGGCTCCGGGATCTGGCGCTCACCGAGATCCACGAGGACCGTAGCCGCCGTGGCACGCACCTCTATCACTCTCTCGACACGTTGTTCCGTCTGGTCGACGAGGGGCACACGCCCGCGGGACCAGAGGGTGCGGATGACGGCCTGACCTTCAACGGGTTGAGCGCGGACCTCTTCCTGCCGGAGAAGACCTGTCACATCGACGAGGTCCGGCTCGGCAACGAGGCGCTCCTGAAGGTGCTGCGCAAGCTGCTGCTCAGCAAGGAGCAGGGCAGGCAGCAGCGAGGCTTCATCTCCTATGTCGAGCTCGGCATCAACCAGCTCGGGGCCGTCTACGAGGGCCTCATGTCTTACACCGGGTCGTTCGCCAGCGAGGACCTCTACGAGGTGGCGCGCGACGGTGATCCCAGCAAGGGCTCGTGGGTTGTCCCCATCACGCGCTCGGACCACCTGGACGGGGAGCACTTCGTGCGGCGGGCGAACGAGGACACCGGGGAGATGGAACCGGTGATGTACCGGCAGGGCGAGTTCGTCTTCCGCCTGTCGGGGCGGGACCGGCAGCGTTCCGCGTCGTACTACACCCCTGAGGTGCTCACGAAGTTCACCGTGCAGCAGGCACTCGAGGAGCTGCTGGACCAGGACGGCCGCACCACGACCGCCGAGGAGGTCCTGAGCCTGACGATCTGCGAGCCGGCGCTCGGGTCGGGAGCGTTCGCGATCGAGGCGGTGCGGCAGCTCGCCGAGCAGTACCTCACGCGCCGTCAGGCTGAGCTCGGGGAACGGATCGATCCGGAGCGCTACGCCCAGGAGCTGCAGCGGGTCAAGGCGCACATCGCGCTGCACCAGGTGTATGGCGTCGACCTCAACGCCACGGCCGTCGAGCTCGCCGAGGTGTCGCTCTGGTTGGACACGATGGTCGCGGGGCTGCAGGCGCCGTGGTTCGGTCTGCGGCTGCGGCGCGGAAACTCCCTGGTCGGGGCGCGGCGCGCGCTCTACCCGGAGCGGATGATCAAGGACAAGACCTGGCTGACCGAGCCGCCCCTGGCCGAGTCCCTCACGGGCCTGGCCGCCGCTGTCGACGGCAGTGACGAGCTCGACCTCGGCGTGTTGAGCACGCGGGTGCACCACTTCCTGCTGCCCGCCAAGGGCTGGGGCTCCGCCCTGGAGGTGCCGAAGTCGGTCAGAGACCTCATCCCCGAGGCGCAGCTCACCCGCCTCAAGACCTGGCGCAAGGGCGTCCGCGCCAGGCCCACGCCCGCGCAGCTCAAACGGGCGCAGGCGCTCGCGATCCGCGTCGAGAAGCTCTGGGGGATCGCGCTGCGGCGGCTACGGATCGCGGAGGCCGAGTCGAGCCGGGCCCTCGACCTGTGGGGTCGCCCTGTCTCCGCCGAGCGTCACGCGGTAACTCGTGCCCAGATCGAGGAGTCCCTGGCCGACCCGGATGGCGCCTATCGGCGGCTGAAGCTCGTCATGGATGCCTGGTGTGCCCTCTGGTACTGGCCGCTGACGGAGCTCGAGACCTCCCCGCCGACGTTCGGGGAGTGGCTCGATGCCTGCGAGGACATCCTGGGCCGGCACGACACCCGCACGAAGGCGCAGCACAACCAGAGCTTCACGTCGGCCAGCGACTGGGACGCGCTCAACGTGTCGGAGGAGCTCGAGCTCGGTATGGCGACCGCCCAGCCCGTCGCCGCGGTCCGCGCGCGGCATCCCTGGGTCGTGGTGTGCGAACGCGTGGCGGAGGCCCAGGCGTTCTTCCACTGGGAGCTGCAGTTCGCGACCGTCTTTGCCCGTGGTGGTTTCGACCTGCAGGTCGGGAACCCGCCTTGGGTCCGACCCCGGAGCGACGTCGAGGCGTTGCTGGCCGAGGGAGATCCATGGTGGGCTCTAGCGCACAAGCCATCCGAGGCGGCAAAGGCGGAGCGGCTTCCAGCCACGCTGCAGAGAGGCAACACCCGGCACACCGTCATCGAAGGAACTGCTGAGGTGGCGACCCTGGCGGAGGTGCTCGGTGACCAGACGATGTATCCCTCGTTGTCGGCCCAGCCAGACCTGTACCGCGCCTTTATGAGTCGAGTGTGGACCCACATGTCCCCTCGCGGTATGTCCGGACTGGTCCACTCCGAATCCCACTTCACCGATGATAAAGCCACCGTCCTACGTCGCGAGACCTACCGCCGCCTTCGAAGGCACTGGCAGTTCATCAACGAACTCGTTCTGTTCGACATCGACCACCACAATAGTTACGGCGTCAATGTCTACGGCGGGCAGCAAGATCCAGCGTTCCTGCACGCCACCAGCCTGTATCACCCTGAAACGGTGACTCGCTCTTTCGCGCACGATGCCTCGGGCGATGAGCCCGGACTCAAGGATTCAGAGGGCCGCTGGGACGTACGGCCCCACAGTGGCCGCATTCAGACGGTCACGTCCAACACGCTTCGCCTCTGGAAGGACGTGCTCGGCGCCCCCGAATGGCCGAGCGCACCCATGGTTTACACAGTGAACTCGGCCGCCGCTCGAACGCTGACCATCTTGTCCCGATCCCACCGACTGGGCAACCTGGGCCTGCAATTCTCGCGAGGTTGGGATGAATCCATCGACCGACAGCAGGGAAGATTCCGGTCTGAGTGGGGGGCGGGGGAGTGGCGGGATGCGATCCTGCAGGGTCCTCACCTCCATGTCTCGACGCCCCTGTACAAGTCGCCTAACGCGACCATGAAGCACAATCAGGACTGGGTATCCACGGACTTCGAGGCGCTTGCTGTCGATGCCAGACCGGTGACGGCCTACAAGCCTGCAGGCGACAGTGCGGTGTACGACCGCAGTTGCACGCACTGGCGCGTCACCGACGACCAGGGCAACGAGGACATCGTCGCGGCCCGCGACCACTACCGCGTCGCCTGGCGTTCCATGGCTGCAAATACAGGCGAGCGAACTCTGATTCCGGCTATTATCCCACCCGGTTCGGCACATGTAAACGGAGTCTTTTGCGTTGGTCTTCCGATGCGCCGCGCACGAGATCTTGCCATTCTGCAGGCCGCTGTTGGCTCCCTGCTTTCGGACTTCAACATTCGCGCGGCCCCCAAAAGTGGGATCTATCTCGGCAATTTCGACCGCCTGCCGCTGGTTCCACTGGACCACCCGCTGCTCGATGACCTGATCGTGCGGGCATTACGGCTGAACTGCGTCACCGAGGCCTATGCCGACCTGTGGGCGGACTGCTGGGAGGCGGGCTTCTCGTCATACGCCCCGATCCTGCCTCGGCACGACGAGAAGCCCATCGGGCCGCAATGGTCCGCGGACACGCCCCTGCGGCGCGCGGTGGACCGTCGGAATGCGCAGGTGGAAATCGACGCCCTTGTCGCGCTCATGCTGGGCGTGCCGGTTGACGACCTGTGCACGATCTACCGGACGCAGTTCGCCGTGCTGTACGGCTACGACCACCGCGAATACACCTATGACGCAAACGGCCGGCTCGTCCCCAACCAGGTGCTCGCCCTGTGGCGCAAGCGCGGCGAACCCCAGGACGGCACGCAGATGCCCGCCGAGGATCGCACCGCGGTGCACCCCGGCAGCGGCATCGCGTACACCTACGAGCTGCCCTTCGGGATCCTGGACCGCGAGGCCGACTTCCGCACGGCCTACGCCGAGTTCGAGCGTCGCCTCGCCGGGGCGGCGGCTTCGGATGTCTGA